The Piliocolobus tephrosceles isolate RC106 chromosome 16, ASM277652v3, whole genome shotgun sequence DNA window TCTCATAGCCGCTGGTGCTGACTGCATGGGAGCTGGCGCTGGAGATGGCCTGGGTAGAGCCAACCTGGGCCGCCCACTGGCTGATgaggaggcggaggaggaaggagaggaagaagaaggcaTGGATCTATTGTGAAAGCCTTTCAGGGCCTGTGCCCACCGAGCCAACCCCGGGTAGAGGGAGGCTGTGCCGGAGAGGGTGTGTGCAGGTAAGAGGCGCTGGGCCCAGGTTTGTTGGTCCTTGGGTTCTCTGAGAGGGGCAGCCGGGTGATTGCTGTCTCCCCTCTCCTTAGGCCCTGGCTCTGGCCTTCGCTCTGCGGAGCTGGCGGCCCCCTGGCACAGAGGTGACATCTCAAGGGCCCAGGCAGCCCTCTCCCAGTGGTgccaagaggcggaggctgcgggcTGCCCTTGGTCCCCAGCCCACTCGCTCAGCCCTGAGGTTTCCCTCTGCTTCCTCAGGGAGCTTGAAGGCCAAGCAGCCCATGGTGGGAATCCCTGGTAGGGAGAGTAATGCCCCATCTGTGCCCACTGTCTCCCTCCTGCCCGGGGCACCTGGAGGCAGTGCCAGCTCCAGGACAGAGGCTCAGGTGCTCAACGGGCAAGGCAGCCCTGGGGGCTGTGTCTGTTCAAGTCAGGCTTCCCCAGCCCCTCGCGCAGCAGCGCCTCCACGGGCAGCCCGCGGTCCCACCCCACGCACTGAAGAGGCCGCCTGGGCTGCCATGGCCCTGACCTTCCTGCTGGTGCTGCTCACCCTGGCCACGCTCTGCACACGGCTGCACAGAAACTTCCGACGCGGGGAGAGCATCTACTGGGGGCCCACAGCGGACAGCCAGGACACAGTGGCTGGTGAGGAGTTCCCACCCGAGGCCCCCGCCCCACCTTGCGTGGCCCCGGCCCGCCGCCCCCCAAGGCTTCCCTGACTTCCCGCCCTTGACTGCTCGGCGCCCGGCCCACAGCTGTGCTGAAGCGGAGGCTGCTGCAGCCCTCGCGCCGGGTCAAGCGCTCCCGCCGGAGACCCCTCCTTCCGCCCACGCCGGACAGCGGCCCGGAAGGCGAGAGCTCGGAGTGATGGCCTAGTACCTGCCACTGTGGCATGTGGCTCTTCCCCGCACCTCTGCCACGTGGACCTCTGCCACGTGGACCGCGCGCTGGGCGCCCCCTGGTGGCGGCGGCACGGCCCTGACAGAGCATCCTTGTTGGTTGCTGGGTGGGCGGCCAAGGGGAGAAAAGGAGCCGCTTCTGCCTCCCTTGCCAAAACTCCGTttctaattaaattatttttcgtAGACTCTGGAGTTGAGCTTGTGCATCTGCCGCACAGAGACACTCCCACCCGGACCCTAGTCCTAGGCCATGAAGGTGATGTTTTGAGGCAGGGGTTTACCAATCAGATTGGCCACCACCAGCCCGCCCCCCGCTGGCCAACCTGTCCCTGGACATGGGGCTTTAGGAGTATCCTCGTGGGAGGGTGACATTATCGTCATACATGTTAGAATAGTTACATATTCTCAAAGTAACTCTTCCACTAGACAGATGTTCCCAGCACAGGGGCTTCCCTAGGGTGGGGGTCCTGGGGCACTTGCAGTCACCCTTCCTTTCATGTCTGccacctccctccagcccctaTTCTCAGCATAAGAAACAGCTCATGGtcacttctttatttttgatacaaATGTACATGACACGTCTTGACAGTCAgcccacccaccaccacacaggTAGGGCCTGGCCCCCTAGGGAAGAAGCGGGATGGGGAGAGCGCTGGTGGGTCCCACCGTCTGCCTCTCCAGCCTTCCCAGGCTGCCAGCCAGGTTCCCAGACCGCCCGAGGGTGGGACCACAGCAGCTGCAGGTAGTGATGGTGGGTGCTGGCCTTGTAGAGGTTACAGGGAGGGGACTCAGCTCCACAGCCACCAGCTGAATCAGACACCCCGGGGAGCCAGCCCCAGGCTCAGGTGCTCAGTCCTCCACCCTAGCCAGCACATATTCCCCCTCCACACAGGAGCGGGAGGAGATGGAGGGAAGTGGTTTTTGATTTAAGTTCATAGAGAAGGGGTGAGAGTGGGGAGGGCTCAGGGAGGCAGTGGGCAGGACCAAAACTGGTTACAAGGACAGTCCCTGGCTCCAGGTGGGGAAGGGAAGCTGACCTCCACGTTGGTCCCACTGCTCTGGTCCCCTCACCCCTCAAAACTCCAGATGGACCAGGCCTCCGGAACGGCACTGCCGCCCGCACACTCAACACGCAGGCACGCGGGGACACTCAGTTACCACGAAGTTAAAATTAAGGGgtggggaagaagaaaggaaaaaaaaaaaaaaaaaaaaaaacagactttccAGTGTTTGCTGCTGGGGACCCCCAGCACACAGGTTGGGGCCTGTGCCCTAGGCATGGGCCGTTTGGCATTAAAGGGAGAGCAGCAAGGGGCTGGTGGCTACAGGGCAGGGACATCCACGGAGACTATGTACAAAGGAGGGGATGCCCCTGCTCAGCCCCCAATAGGGCTGAACTGGCTCATGGGGGTGGGGCGCATGTACGGAGAGCTGCCCCACTTGGAGTGTCCCCACCCGCCCCTTTGCTGAGGGTACCCTCGAAGGCGAGGGGCTGGGAGCGATGCCTTACAGGCCCCTGCTCACTAGGAGTGGGGAGATGCTATATACAGAGGGGAGGTGCATGGAATGTGGGGGACAGAAGCTCCTGCCACCCCACCTCCCCATCCTTAGGGGCTCGACGGGTGGGCACCAGGGCGCCTGGCTACCAGGGAGAGTGGCAGCACTAAGGGCACTTGTGCCAGTGGCTCTGTTGGGGTGGGGATTAATGTCTGGAGTGGCCCAGCTCCTGTGGCCAGTGAGGTCCTAGGGTGCAGGTGAGGGTGTGGGGAGAGAGGTCACTGCTTCTTCTCTCGGGTGGTGATGGTGACCAGCTGCTTGGCAGCCTTGGCGATGTCGTAGGCGCACTGGATCACCTGCTGAGTCAGCAGCTGGAAGTCCACTGGGGCGCCGGGCTCTGGTGGCACTGTCTTCCGGCACTCACTCTGCAGCCGGTAGGCGCTGGCGTTCAGCAGCCGCAGTGAGCTCCGCACTGGCTCCAGGGCTGGCCTCTGGAGGGGGCAGAAGTGAGGCTGGACCTTGGACTTTGAGCCGCCAGCTGCCATCAGGGCCCAGtttctctgtgtctccacccgGGTAGCAATCAGATGGGACTCTCCACGCCTGCCCCAGCCCGAGGCCCTCCCACTCCTGGTCCTCTCTTTGGCCCCTGTACCTTTGGGAAGAGGGAGGCCATCTCGGTCACAGCCAAATGGATCTTCTCTGAGCAGGGCACGAAGCTGCGGGGAGAAGGGAGGGTATCAATCAGGGGGCTTTCAAGGGAGGTTCCCAGGGACAGCAGAACCTAGGGCCCCTCATGCCCTCTGCAACACCCTAGAAACCAACAGGAACTGCATCCCCCCCGCCCCCTCCACTCAGTACCTGTCatgcttgaactcctgggctgccCGCAACAGTTCCTGAATGTTCTTGGTGACTTGCTCTGTCTTCAAGATGACATCCTCTGTGCTGGGAAGCCCAGGATCTAGGTCTCCATCCAGGCTTTCCATCTCTGGGTGGAAGTCTTCCTCTTTGCCCAGCTCTAGAAACCTCTTCCCTTCCAGCCTGAGGCCCAGGTCCggaaaagagagacaaagatatatatagagaaagaCACGTTCCAGCCTTGGAACCGCCCGCCTGGGTCCTCACAGACACACTGGGGCCCTCTCAACCTCCCCGCCTTGGTACATGAGCAGGCTGGGCTGAAGACCCAGGGAGCCTCACCCCAGCAGTGGATCCCCACTTTGGGTGTTCTCATAGTCACTGTCCGCTCCGCTGCCGTGGCGGGAAAGCTTGCtctggagggtggagggaaggggCTGTGAGCGCTGTGTTCCTGGACCCACACAGCCCCCAGCCCACATGGCCCCCAGCCAGCCTGTGGGCACTGGGTGTGGAAACATTACCGTGTGGCGGCTTCCTTCCTGGGAGCAGGACAGCAGCGGGGAGGAGGGAGTGAAGGGCACAGCTGAGGCAGACACCCCCTTCCGGATCTGAAACCCAGGGCAGTGCTGGATGGAGTCAGTGTGCCCCACTGCCCCTTGCTCACCAGCAGTGCGGCAGGGACCGGGTCAGCCTAATCATCTTAGGCCCCGCATTCAGCACAGACCCCAGAACCCCCTGGGGCTCAGAACCTACTGGTTAAGATGGACACGCCTTCCCCAGGCTTACCCGGTAAAGGCCAGCAGGGACGTGCACTGAATAGATGGCGTCGTCCTCTAGCTCCTGGGGATGTTAGCACAGTGAGCATCATGGTGGACCCTGTGGCAGCCCCAACCATCTCCCCACACCTTGAGACCCACAGGTGACTCACAGTGCTGTGGAAAGGCTGCAGCCGCGTAGTAAGCTCGTCCCCAGGGGGGCCCCCAAAGGGCTTCAGGGCGGAGCCGGGTTCATACATGGAGAAGGCCTGGCGGTCCCTGCGGTGTGTGCTCCCGCCTGGTGCCATGGGTGTGTGTTCTGCCCGTTCACTGGGGAGTGGAGGTGTGGGCACTGGCCCTGGAGGCTGCCGGAGCTGCAGGTTCTCCGCCTGCAGCTTGTGGATCTGTGAGTGCAAAGTGCTGTCAACCCCCCTGGAGTCCTGGGGCTCCCCCTCCCACCGAGGCTGCACCCTCACCTCTCGCTGCAGCCTCCGGAGCTCGTCGCTCAGGCTACTGTTGACCttcatgagctgctgcacctttGCCTCCGATGTAGCCAGGGCCTTCTTCAGTTCCAGGTACTCCTGCAGCGTCACAGCCCCATCAGACAAGTCCGAGGAGTCCATGCTCTGCAGAAAGAGACCTAAGCCAGTCAGCACTTGGGGGCAGGGAGGCCAACACCCGCAGGGGGCAGTTATTGAGGCTAGGAGCAGCCCGCCCATCCCTCAGGCCCCTGGGCTACAAGAGGAAAGAGCTGGGTCTCGGTGAAGGCCTGGGTCAGGGCACACGGGAGTGGGAGAGAGGGTGGGACTCGGACCCGGGCGCGGTTGCTCCGAGTGGCGCCGGTGCTACGCAGGGGTTCCTGGTCTGTGTCCTCGTCAGAGGCCACGCTGTCATAGTCGTGCTGGTCGTCTAGGTCACTCTGGCTCCGCAGAGACAGCTCAAGGTTGTCTGAGGACACAGGGGCGTCACTCAGGCCTCACTCCACCACACAACCCGTCTCTCAGGCCACCACTGGCAGAGAGAGCCATGTAGGAAAGACCCCTGGAGCCCTGCCCGCTGCCTGCACCACCCCCGACAACCCTCCCACCTGTGGGGCTGCTCAGGCTCTTGCCCTGCTGTCTCCGCTTGGCCTCACTGAGAATGTCGATGATCAAGGTGGCAAACTCTCGGGCATTAAAGCGGGCCAGCTTTTGTCGCCCCTGCAAGGCAGAAAGGGCCAGGCTGGCTTCAGGGGACCTCTTATGACTGACGCAGAGGGGTGGGGACCAAGCAGCAAGGCATGGCCCTGCCATCTAATTTAACCCCAGCTAAAGCGTCCCAGCCTTGCTTCACCTGGCCAGTCAGCAGCTGAGGCCACACGGGGCAGGGTATGATAGAGTAGGGTGCCTGAGCAGAGGCCGGAACACCCGCCGGAGCTGCTCACCAAGTACTCAAAAGAACGGCCTCCTGCCTCTTCCCAAATCCCAGTGCCAGCTGGGCCCCGAGGGAGGCCCTGGCAAATGCTGGAGAGCTGGCTCAGGCCCCAGCCCACTGCCAGATGAGGGACCGCAGGGATGAAGGAGACCACCCCAGGCCCCCAACCCAGCCCCCTTACCTGATTCCTTGTGGCTGAGTATTCCGGGTTAACAGGCAGAAAGGGCACGGCACTGCGCTCTGTCACCAGAGTGCTGTGGTTTTGGGTAGCCAGCCACACTGGAGGGGAGGGACAGGAGCAGATCAGCCACGGTGGCCAGGCCCCcacggtgggggtggggaagcacTGAGCCCAGCCTTCCTAGCTGCCCCCATGCCCATTGAGCACTGGTGTTCAGAACAGGGGTGCTCTTCAGGCACGCAGAGCTAGGCTGGGTCAGGGCAAGGCTGGGCACGGCCGGCTGGggatagacaaatggaacaagGTGGGTCCCACCCATCCAGACCCAGAGTTTGGGCTGGAATCCGGCTGTGGCCAGGAAGGAGTGATGCAGGGGGGCGGAGCAGTACCAGGGAGACAGCCAAAGTGGGAGGCTGCCAGAGTGAGAGGAGCCCCAgtctgaggctgggggaggagcaggCTAGCCGCCTCCCCCTCAGCACTCTACCCAGCCTGGGACGCTGCCCAGGCAGGTTCACAGCCAGCAGGGGCTCATCTGCAGGCCTCTGAGCAGCCCCAACCCCAGGCACCCCTTCTTAGCCCAGTAAAGGACCAGAGACCCATGCCTGGGCCGCTCAGGTCCTCCGTGCCAGACACTCCCGCTCCCCGACTCACCTGCATCATTTTCTCTTCGATCCACCTCATCATACACGTCCATGGCGAGTTCCTCAAAAAGCCGGTTGCTGAGCTGGAGGAAAAGAGGGGCCCAgattttgtcagatgcattgGCTCCCAGTGCCAAGGCCAGCTCCACAGCATGTTGTGAGCCTTGGGGAACCGGTGGCCTTCCTTGTGCTGCCCAGCCCCTACAGTCTCAGAATGGGAAAGTGGGAAGGGATCATGTTCCAAACTCCAAGGTGGGAGAGAAGGGACCAGTCCATCCCCTTGTGGGGAGATCAGACTGCTGAGGCGAGTGAGGGGACAGGTCAAAGACTTGGAAAAGTTCATTGAGTCAGAGGCAGGGGAAGCAAGGGCAGAGGGTGGGGAACCAGAGAGGGGCCAGCTCCAAGTGTCAGGGCACTGTTGGAGCAGACTTACTGCCTGCAGCTTCTTCTTAGCAGCTTTGGCCAATTCGGATAGGTCCAGGCTGAGGGCGGAGGGAGACGAGAattgggaggagaggagagaccTGAGAGGTGGCCAGGCCCATGCCAGCAACCTCCCCAACATGCAGGGATCCCAGGGAGATGGCACCCCAGATGCTGTACACAAATGCctccccaccctaccccaccTTCAGGCCTGCTGCCCCGGCAGGCACCATATACCTCTGAGACATGCACTTTTGCCGAGATCTAAGTCCAGAGAAAGGCAGCACAGGGAAGAACAGGACAGAGGCAGCAGTTACCCAGGAGCAGGGCACGTCAGGCCCAGACCCATCTCCATGCACACCCGGCCCAGAAGGGACAAAGCTCAACTAGTCTCACCGCGTCCCCCACCCCTCCTCCTCTGGCTTGCTCTTCCTCTCAGTGACCTGTCCATCCAGCACCAGTGTCAGCCACCTGGCAGTCACCTGAAGTCTCCTTCACCCTCCAGTCCTAGTGAAGCTCCCCCATGTTCCTCAATCACTTGCTGCCTGGGCTTTGCAACAGTTTCTTAATCTCCCTCCTCCTAGTCTTATCCCTACAATCCTGTCCTACCCAGCAGCCAGGGTGATTTTTTGGATACAGTTGGCTGCACTATCCCTTGCCTTAAAGCACTGCAGTAATAACAGGTGCATATGGCACACTCCAACCATACTTCATCAGAATACCCtagggccggatgcagtggctcacacctgtaatcctagtactttgggaggccaaggtgggaggttcacttgaggccaggaggtggagaccagcctgggcaacacagatacaaaagcaatttaaaaattagctgagcatagtggcatgtgcctgtagtcccagctactcaagaggctatgGTAGGAGGATCGTTAAAGGCTGCGGTAAGCTatgatctagccactgcactccaacctgggcaacagcgcaagaccccaactcttaaaaaaaaaaaaaaaaaagcgaaacaTTTTGCATACATTATCTAATCCTCTCCTCCCTGAAAAACAGATACTGTCATCTCCATTTCCAGGAGAGgtaaccaaggctcagagaggtcaagcagcctgcaagtcacacagccagtaagcagCAGAACTGACTTCACATGTCTACGCCTGGAACTCTCTGCTCTTGGGATGGTCACTGCTCCTGCTGATGCTCTCGGGGCTGCTCATTCTCCTGCCTGTCTCTATTCCAGTCTTGCTCGTAGGGTTCCCTGCCTCCCATGCTGTGCTCCAGCCCCAGGGGCTGCCTCCATTCCCATGCAGCATTTCTACCTTCCATGCCTCTGCCTCTCTTGCTGCACTCCCCCAAGGGGGCTAGAATCACCTGCCTAGGCTGCCTCCCCagctagactgtgagctcctcaaGGGTAGGGATCGTGTCTCAGGTGCCTCTGTGCTCCCAGTGCCAAGGGCAGTAGCTGGCTCTGGGAAAGTGCTCagttaatgtgctgttgaatggAGCCCATATGTGGGTATATttaccatacacacacatgcatgtaaaCACGCACGCACACGCTCACAGCCCAGGTAGAATCAGATCACTGAAATAGGAGCCTTGGGGTCTCGAGGAGGTCTGGGTTTAGGATCTGAGTTGCCCAGGCCTGGCTATGTCCATCTGCCCACACAGGCCCTTGGGGAGGAGAGCACCTCCTCTCTCCAGATCCAGGCCAGAAGGCACAGCCTGGCATGAGGACGTGGCCATCAGAGGTGGCCACCAGGTGGCACCAGCATCCATCTTATGTGCTGGGTGAGTGGCAGGGAGTGTCCCACACTGCCTGGGCACTTGGGGCCTCTCAGACAGAGGCAGAAACACCTCATTCAACCAGCCTCAGGGCACCTGCCTAATTTCTGAGCATGCTCGAGGCCTAGTGAGCAGTCTCAAAGTTAGTCACATCCCTGAGGCCCACCCATCTTTTCAGTGAGGAGCAGAGGCTTCTCTAAAGACAGTGGGGTCAGTGCCACCGAGACAGAACCCAGTGGCCCACCCTCACAGCCGaaggtagctttttttttttttttttttgagacggagttttgctcttgttgcccaggctggagtgcaatggcgtgatctcagctcaccgcaacctccgcttcctgggttcgagtgattctcctgcctcagcctcccgagtagctgggattacaggcatgcgccaccacgcctggctaattttatatttttagtagagacggggtttccctatgttggccaggttggtctagaactcccgacctcaggtgatccgcctgcctcggcctcccaaagtgctgggattacaggcgtgagccaccgcgcccggcccacaggtAGCTTCTTACACCCAAGCCCTCCATATACTTGACAGTCACAGGGCTCAGGCTATGCTGGCCACATATGGAGCTAACATTTTTTTACCTGCCTTGGGGCCCAGCATTAGGGACTGAGGACTAAGCTGTGCCTCTAGTTtctggggggtggggagcaggtcCTAGGCCCCTGAAGCCTGGGCTGGAAGCTCTGGGGGTCAGCTGCCCACGTGGCATCCAACAGCCTCTGGAAAGGGGCATCAGGTGGGCACTCACCTGTCAGCCATCTGTGGGATGATGTAATGCCCATTCTTGTGatctgaacaaaaataaaaatgccaagtCACTCACTAGTGCTGGGTGGCATCAGCAGCTGGGAGCCCACCTCACTGCCATGAGCAGGGCTGGTACCCAGAAGTGtcaggggaaagggaggagggcaGGCCACCCTCAAGAGTGCTGGGAGCTCATGGGAGGATACAGGATGCCCACCCCCACTCCTTAGCCCCAACGATGCTGTGGCCTAGAGCCTGCAGCAATTTCACAGGAGCCAGTTGCCTAGCAACATTGCTCCCCAGTCTCTCTGTCACCATGGCACCTGCTGCCGGGTGTGTCCAGGTCCCAcctgcccagcccagccaggCCCACCCCAGCCAGGCCCGCCCCAAACTCTGCTCACCCGGCTTGCGTCCACAGAGGTAGAAGGCCAGCCGGTCAGTGAGCTCATATTGGCACTCAACCAGCCTTTCCGCCAGCTCATGGTGCCCCGCCTGCCTGTGGGGAGGGGGTACGGCTCAGCCCTGCAGCAGCAGCCCTCACCcacacccccacccacccacgcTGCACCCTTCAGCTGACCCTCACCTGGCATAGTCAATGGGTGTGCGGCCATTAACATCAGGGGAGCCAGGGTCAGCCCCATACACTACAAGCAGCTCGGCCTGCAGTATCTGCCCTGCCTTGGCAGCCACGTGCAGAGGTGTTGTGCCCTTCTCTGGGTGGAAGAAGTTGGCCTGGGCACCCAGGGATAGCAGGCGCAGACATGTCTCCAGGTTGCCTGTCCGCACGCTTGAGTGCAGTTGCTAGGAGGAGCAGAGCGTGCAATGAATACACATGTGCGTGAGGCGCACCTCTCCACCCTTAAGCTGCACCCTGGCTGCCCCTGGGACGCCTAGCAGCTCCAAGGAGGCCTGCCCAAACCAGGCTATGTCAGGAGGACAGAGACTCCCCACTAGGGGTTAATGCCAATTAATAAACGCTGCTGTCAGTCACCATCTACCACGTGTGCTGTGTGTCCTGCTTAAGATAATGTTTATGAAGTAGATGCTGttatttctttcccattttacagatgatgaaactgaggctgtGAGAGGCTAAGCAACTACCCCCAGGTTTTCCCAGCTTCTAAGTGGCAGTTGTGGGCTTCTAGCCTTCTGTGTCCACTTGGTTGTTGAGGAGCCTCAGCCGCACATGGCTTGACCTAGCAATCTGCTCTTTCCATCCTGCCTACTATTACCCCCTGACCTTGCTGCCTTTGGGGCCCAGGCCTCAGTGGGGACAAAGGAGAGGCCTTCAGAGAGTCAAGGGTGGGAAGAAGAGGGGGCCACCCATCTGTTGTAGGGCCCCTCAAACCTTGCTGAGGTCTTTGGCGGTGACCCCATCATCGTCCCGGCAGGGAAGCTTGTGCACAAACGCCAGCATCTGGTACTTGGCCCTGATGAACTCTGACTTGATGGGGCTGCATGGGGCACACAGGAGGAATGGGGGGCATGGTGGGAGAGGATGGTCACTTTGCCACCTCCCAGGGCCCTGTCCCGGACTGTGCAGTCTCTGCCCACCACCCCTCCAGCTCCACTCACTGGACTTTGTCTTGGGGGTTGGCTTTACGCCGGCCGCTCTGCACTTGTGCGGGGTCCAGCAGGGAGTGCTCCCAGATGGAGTTGGCCCCGTTGCTGGCAAGCGTGTGCACCATCTGCGGGGAAGAGATGCCAAATGAGAGAGTGCCCACTGCGTGCTGGGCACTGGGGGAAACACCTCCTGAGCGCCTGCTGTGGCTGGCGTAGCTGGAAACAGTACCAAGGGGGCCTACGGTgtgcccacaccaccacacctacaTCTAGTCCAGCTGCCCGAAGACACAGATCCCATGTAGCACTTCAGGTCGCATGGTGAGTGtgccaaggctcagagaggtgaagcgaCTTGCTCAATGCTACATGACCACGTTGATAAGCGGCAGAGTGGGGGTGTGAGCTACTCTTCTGCATGAAGTGAGTAGATGGGAGGAAAGAGTCAGGATTAGGCTCTGCCCCAGCTGCCCCTTGGAAGCTGCAGATTCCAGACgggggtgtgtgtgggtgagGGGTAAATGCCCTCATGCTCAGCACACTCTGCCTGTGGGGAAGGAAGAACCACCCAACCGAGCCCTGTACCTGCAGCAGCGTGggaggccaggcgctgtggcgaAGGTGCTTGACAATGGAGATGTGGCGTCCCAGGCTCCGGTGCACGCTGCAGCACTCGTCGCACACCAGCACACCCCTGCTGATGGATGCCCAGCCAGGATCTGCCAGAGTGAGGGCAAGGGTCAGCCGGAGCCAGACGATAGGCCAGACCTCCTGAGCACTGACCGCTCTGGCCCGTGCCAAGCCTAGTACTCTCcacacattcactcactcagTCCCCAACAGCCTAGGAGCTGGGACCATCACTACAGCCAGGTTACCAGTGAGGGATCTCCGCAAGAGCTCACAGCTGAGGGCTGACAAAGCCATGCCCTTTCCTATATCCTTACCCCTCTGGGACATgcagtccccagagtccattcaGCAAGCACAGGTTCCTGCCCTGCAGCCACTGCTACCAGTCTCTCAGCCTTTTCCCAGGAAACAAGGCGTCTGCCCTAGCCCATCCCGAAGGGAGGCAGGGATCCCCAAGGGGATGCAACCCAGATGCTGCTGCGTGCCAGATGCTGTTGAAACACGCCTGACAGATCACACCCATCCACAGGTCCTGCCTCTGGCCTCCTGCCAGCAGGTGAGGTCCTTTCATGCTGAAGCCTCCTGCCACCATCACTGAGGGTGTGAGCTGGAGCCCTCTTAAGGAAGATGGACAGAGCAAAGGAGCTGGGCTTGACTGGGCACCCACTGGGTACCAGCTGGGTACATTATGTATGATGCTGCTTGCGACTGTCAGGCAAGGTAGGACATGCTACCTCTGCGATGAAGAAACAGTGGCTCCGAGAGGTTAAAGggcttgttcaaggtcacaagGCTAATGAATAGAATTGCCAGGATGTAGCACTTTGATGCCTGAGACCATGCCATGTCCACACTTGCTGCTATCCCTCTGCCTCTATAGCCTGCTCTCCACTCTTTAGGGAAAAGTGaactttggaaagaaaaagcGGGGCCAGGACTGGGTGGAAATTTCGGGGTCCTTCTCAAGGGCGGAGGAGATGCCACCCATCCTAGGCCCCTTGGGAGATGGGGAGGAGACAGCTGCATACAACTCAGGCTGCGGAAAGGTCATGGGGGAGAAAGCAGGCATTGTGTGCCGCCTGAGAGTGGGGGCAGGGCGCCTCTCTCCCAGGACACTTTGCTCTGCCCAGCGGCCCCCGCCCTGTCTCAGGAAACCctgtcctggggtgggggtgggggactggcTCTCTGCCTTGCCCTGTAGCGCTCAGGGTGTTCAGAAATGCCCCCACCAGGGGAGGGACAGCCTTAGGGGGATAAGAATCTCTCCCAACTAGAAGGCAATTCTCAGGCCCTTCCCCTCTAAGGACTTCCACCAAAGTTCCCAGGAAAATTGAGGAGACTCTGAGTCAGGGGTCCAGCCTAAGCTC harbors:
- the GIT1 gene encoding ARF GTPase-activating protein GIT1 isoform X2, with the protein product MSRKGPRTEVCADCSAPDPGWASISRGVLVCDECCSVHRSLGRHISIVKHLRHSAWPPTLLQMVHTLASNGANSIWEHSLLDPAQVQSGRRKANPQDKVHPIKSEFIRAKYQMLAFVHKLPCRDDDGVTAKDLSKQLHSSVRTGNLETCLRLLSLGAQANFFHPEKGTTPLHVAAKAGQILQAELLVVYGADPGSPDVNGRTPIDYARQAGHHELAERLVECQYELTDRLAFYLCGRKPDHKNGHYIIPQMADSLDLSELAKAAKKKLQALSNRLFEELAMDVYDEVDRRENDAVWLATQNHSTLVTERSAVPFLPVNPEYSATRNQGRQKLARFNAREFATLIIDILSEAKRRQQGKSLSSPTDNLELSLRSQSDLDDQHDYDSVASDEDTDQEPLRSTGATRSNRARSMDSSDLSDGAVTLQEYLELKKALATSEAKVQQLMKVNSSLSDELRRLQREIHKLQAENLQLRQPPGPVPTPPLPSERAEHTPMAPGGSTHRRDRQAFSMYEPGSALKPFGGPPGDELTTRLQPFHSTELEDDAIYSVHVPAGLYRIRKGVSASAVPFTPSSPLLSCSQEGSRHTSKLSRHGSGADSDYENTQSGDPLLGLEGKRFLELGKEEDFHPEMESLDGDLDPGLPSTEDVILKTEQVTKNIQELLRAAQEFKHDSFVPCSEKIHLAVTEMASLFPKPHFCPLQRPALEPVRSSLRLLNASAYRLQSECRKTVPPEPGAPVDFQLLTQQVIQCAYDIAKAAKQLVTITTREKKQ